Proteins from a genomic interval of Gadus macrocephalus chromosome 2, ASM3116895v1:
- the LOC132474276 gene encoding LOW QUALITY PROTEIN: neurexophilin-1 (The sequence of the model RefSeq protein was modified relative to this genomic sequence to represent the inferred CDS: inserted 1 base in 1 codon; deleted 2 bases in 2 codons), which translates to LSALQFALAHEDSVSRGPKAHPPAADESSETVGFLGGGHSQVSPLSRWMLQSKSRAANATSLELPYRTPVPFAKQEFSKQEFWXMLGSDLLKPDASGSRVKRRPIVKTGKFKKMFGWGDFYSNIKTVRLNLLITGKIVDHGNGTFSVYFRHNSTGQGNISVSLVPPVKAVEFDLERQSVVYPKDSKIFNCRVDYEKVDRSKRTSLCNYGPSKTCFQEQTQSHVSWICSKPFKVICIYISFYSTDYRLVQKVCPDYNYHNEMPYLPSG; encoded by the exons ctctccgctcTGCAGTTCGCCCTGGCCCACGAGGACTCCGTCTCCCGGGGCCCGAAGGCCCACCCTCCGGCGGCGGACGAGTCGTCCGAGACGGTGGGGTTCCTGGGCGGGGGGCACAGTCAGGTCTCCCCGCTGAGCCGCTGGATGCTGCAGAGCAAGAGCCGGGCGGCCAACGCCACCTCCCTGGAGCTGCCCTACCGCACGCCCGTGCCCTTCGCCAAGCAGGAGTTCTCCAAGCAGGAGTTCT AAATGCTGGGCAGCGACCTGCTCAAGCCCGACGCCTCGGGGTCCCGCGTCAAGCGGCGGCCCATCGTCAAGACG GGCAAGTTCAAGAAGATGTTCGGCTGGGGCGACTTCTACTCCAACATCAAGACGGTGCGCCTCAACCTGCTCATCACCGGCAAGATCGTGGACCACGGCAACGGCACCTTCAGCGTGTACTTCCGCCACAACTCCACGGGCCAGGGCAACATCTCGGTCAGCCTGGTGCCGCCCGTCAAGGCGGTGGAGTTCGACCTGGAGCGCCAGAGCGTCGTCTACCCCAAGGACTCCAAGATCTTCAACTGCCGGGTGGACTACGAGAAGGTGGACCGCAGCAAGCGCACCTCGCTGTGCAACTACGGACCGTCCAAGACCTGCTTCCAGGAGCAGACCCAGAGCCACGTGTCCTGGATCTGCTCC AAGCCCTTCAAGGTCATCTGCATCTACATCTCCTTCTACAGCACGGACTACCGCCTGGTGCAGAAGGTGTGCCCGGACTACAACTACCACAACGAGATGCCCTACCTGCCCTCCGgctag
- the LOC132474282 gene encoding basic proline-rich protein-like, with translation MKALQAAVGGDGYSLKLPVFTSNNQAIKVTGSVLSNCVHRGGSCPPPGPTPTWSHAHLVPPPPGPTPTWSHPHLVPRPPGPTPTWSHPPPGPIPTWSHPHLVPYPPGPIWSHPHLVPPPPGPTPTWSHPHLVPPPPGQTPHLVPPPPGQTPHLVPPLHLVPPPPGPTPHLVPPPPGPTPNWSHPHLVKPPTWSHPFTWSHPHLVPPPTWSHPHLVPPPTGPTPTWSNPPPGPTPSPGPTPSPGPTPTWSHLVPPGPFPTWSHPHPVPPGPTPNLAPPPHLVPALPLVPPGPTWSNPNLVPPSEADVPQSYPDAWVPACGSL, from the exons ATGAAAGCTCTGCAGGCCGCAG TCGGAGGCGACGGGTATTCTCTTAAGCTGCCTGTTTTCACCAGCAATAATCAGGCCATTAAAGTGACAG GCTCTGTGCTGAGTAACTGTGTCCATCGGGGGGGGTCCTGTCCCCCACCTGGTCCCACGCCCACCTGGTCCCACGCCCACCTGGTCCCACCCCCACCTGGTCCCACCCCCACCTGGTCCCACCCCCACCTGGTCCCACGCCCACCTGGTCCCACCCCCACCTGGTCCCACCCCCCACCTGGTCCCATCCCCACCTGGTCCCACCCCCACCTGGTCCCATACCCACCTGGTCCCATCTGGTCCCACCCCCACCTGGTCCCACCCCCACCTGGTCCCACCCCCACCTGGTCCCACCCCCACCTGGTCCCACCCCCACCTGGTCAAACCCCCCACCTGGTCCCACCCCCACCTGGTCAAACCCCCCACCTGGTCCCACCCCTTCACCTGGTCCCACCCCCACCTGGTCCCACCCCCCACCTGGTCCCACCCCCACCTGGTCCCACCCCCAACTGGTCCCACCCCCACCTGGTCAAACCCCCCACCTGGTCCCACCCCTTCACCTGGTCCCACCCCCACCTGGTCCCACCCCCCACCTGGTCCCACCCCCACCTGGTCCCACCCCCAACTGGTCCCACCCCCACCTGGTCAAACCCCCCACCTGGTCCCACCCCTTCACCTGGTCCCACCCCTTCACCTGGTCCCACCCCCACCTGGTCCCACCTGGTCCCACCTGGTCCCTTCCCCACCTGGTCCCACCCCCACCCGGTCCCACCTGGCCCCACCCCCAATCtggccccaccccctcacctggtCCCAGCCCTTCCCCTAGTCCCACCTGGTCCCACCTGGTCCAACCCCAACCTGGTCCCACCCAGCGAGGCTGATGTCCCACAGTCGTACCCGGACGCCTGGGTTCCGGCGTGTGGATCTCTGTGA